The genomic interval TTCAGTTTTCAAAGATCAGGTTCGTCAAGTTATTGATTTTTGACGATTTTTGTACTCGCCGTTTGTTTGACCACCCGGCGAATTTTTTTGTTGTAGCCCAACCCGCTTTTTCTGTCAACCCCTTTTTTTCCACTCGCCTCCACTTGGGATCAGCGAGCCTTTCGGCGTTGACTCTTATTTCAGGAGCGCTGCAACGAAGGCGACTTATAGCCGAAAGTTTTTCCGGCTGTCAAGTCTTTTTAAGCCGCCCCGCTATTTCATTTGGCTGCCGGTTTGTTTCCCAAAGGAAACTTGGTTCGGCTGGCCGTTGTGCAACGAGGGCGATTTGTAGCCGAACCAGGCCAAGCCTGTCAAGCATTTTTAATTCCGCCCCCCTATGTCTTTTCCCGCCCGTCCTGCTTTTCTCTGAAAGCGGTTCCGTTCAGGAAGGCCGACTTCTATGCCAAGGCCCGGAACAAGTCAAGCACCTTTTCGCGTCAAGCACAAAAAAGCCCATAATTAAATATAAGGCCTTTTAATTGGGGCGCAAGGCTCAGCCCGCCTTTACGATCCTGTGGTACTTCTTTTTCCCGGTGCGGACCAGAAGGCCGTTTCCAGAAAGGCTTCCCAGATCCACCCTGGTATCGGGGGAATCCACCCTTTCACCTACTATATAAAGGCCGCCCTGGGCGATCTTGCGCCGGGCCTCGCCCTTGGAAGGAAAGATTCCCGCCGCGACAGCCAAGTCCACCACCGAGACCGAGTCATCCCCAAAGGCTTTGCAGTCCACGAAGGTGGCCGGAACGTCGGAGCCGTCTGAGACTGCCTCACCCCTTGGTATGCCCGAAGAAGGCAGAAGCCCATCGCTTACCACCCTTTTGCCGAACATGCGGCCAGCCGCCTCGAAGGCCGCGTTGGCTTCGGCCTTTCCGTGGGCAAGGGCCGTGGCTTCAAAGGCCAGGACCGCTTTGGCGGAATTCAAGTCCGCCCCGGAGAAATTCTTCACCTCGTTCACCTCCTCCATGGGAAGGAAGGTGAAAAGCGCAAGAAACCTCGCCACATCGTCGTCGTGGGTGTTGATCCAGAACTGGTAGTAGTCGTATGGGCTGGTGCGCGCGGGGTCCAGCCACACCGCGCCCTGGGCGGTCTTGCCCATCTTCGCGCCGCTACTTGTGGTGATGAGCGGAAAGGTAAGCCCGTAGGCCCGCCCCCCGCATTCCCGGCGGACCAGTTCCACGCCCGCCACGATGTTGCCCCACTGGTCGCTTCCCCCCATCTGCAATTTGCACTGATAGTCCGGGTGCTTGTACAGGTGGAGGAAGTCGTAGGCCTGGAGGCACATGTAGTTGAACTCGATGAAGGAAAGACCCTCCTCGGATTCCAGCCTCATGCGGTAGGATTCGGCCTTTATCATTCGGTTCACGGAAAAATGCCTGCCGTAGTCCCGCAGGAACTCTATATAATTCAAGTTGCAGAGCCAGTCGGCGTTGTTGGCC from Deltaproteobacteria bacterium carries:
- a CDS encoding tyrosine--tRNA ligase, yielding MSLYDVLEQRGFIEAATHEDELRELFEKEKVTGYIGFDPTAISFHVGSLVPIMALAHMEREGHRPIALVGGGTGLVGDPSGKTEMRKILTRETVEQNALGLKAQLAHFIDFSGGAIMANNADWLCNLNYIEFLRDYGRHFSVNRMIKAESYRMRLESEEGLSFIEFNYMCLQAYDFLHLYKHPDYQCKLQMGGSDQWGNIVAGVELVRRECGGRAYGLTFPLITTSSGAKMGKTAQGAVWLDPARTSPYDYYQFWINTHDDDVARFLALFTFLPMEEVNEVKNFSGADLNSAKAVLAFEATALAHGKAEANAAFEAAGRMFGKRVVSDGLLPSSGIPRGEAVSDGSDVPATFVDCKAFGDDSVSVVDLAVAAGIFPSKGEARRKIAQGGLYIVGERVDSPDTRVDLGSLSGNGLLVRTGKKKYHRIVKAG